TTCCTATAGACACCTTTTCCGCCAGTAAATCAACCTTATTTCTCTCCATTGCGTCGGACGCGGTGCAGACCGAAAGATCGCACGACGCGCGACTCACTATCGAACTATCACCGGAACTAGGAACGACAACGTTTCGCGTGGTTGGGGCACGGACCTTTTGTATCCACTCTGTTTCGGGAAGAAAATTTATAAGCCGATAGATGGAACATCTGACACAGCAATAGCTATGACGACGGACCGGTCCACGCCACGGGAAGACGACGACGAGCCGCCCGGCGACGAGTTCGACGCGTTTCTGAACACGCTGAACGAACTGAAATCGACTGGCTGTAACTTGCTGGTGGTCGGGGACGCGCCGCGGGAGGTCTTCACCCGTGCGAGCAGTCAATTGTTAGGCGACTCCGACATACTCCGCTACCGAGTGTTGGCCGTCACCGACGCCACGACCCGGAGCGTCGCCGACCGGCTTCCGGACCCCGAGACCGCCCCGCGACCGCTGGCCGAGACGACGCGCATCTTGAACCACGCCGGCGTACCGCGGTCGGTCACCGACGAGAGCGCCGCGCCGCCGGAACTCGCCGGGATACGCGAGACGTGCGTGGCCGACCCGCAACTTCGGGGTCTCCAGTCGTGCCTCGCGGAGGCGATTCAGGAGGTCGTGGACAGCGCCGAGTCGCTGAACCCGGCGGACCTCCGGGTCGGCGTCGATTCGCTCACGCCGCTAGTCGAGTATCACGGCGCGGACGTGGTCCGGCGGTGTCTCGACATGGTCGGGGGCCACGTCCGCGACAACGACGCGATGGCCCACTACGTCCTCCCCGGCGGTTACCGGAGCGAACGCGTCCAGTCGGTCGTCCCCGCCGCCGACGCGGTCATCGAACTCCGGACGGTGGACCCGGACGAGTACGACCACGACGTACAGCAGCGCTGGCACGTCCCCGACCGGGACCTCGCGACCGGGTGGACTCCGCTGTAGCGGCCGGTCGAATCACCTCACAGAAGACGGTCCGCCGCTTCCTTCTCGCCGGTTCGGTTTCGTCCTCAGTCATCGGCGGGCGCGCCCAACTGCATCGCGTCGGCCGCGAGGCGGTCGAAGACCGCCTCGCCCCACGCGACCGCCGCACGGGCGTCGGTGTGGACGAACCCGACCAGTCTCCCCTCGTCGTAGAGCATCGCCCCGACTCGCTTCGTCGGGTGGTGAGCGTCGCGGGTCTCGGTCGCTCGGCCGTCGTCCTCACGACACTGGTCTCCGTCCGGGGCGCGCGCAGACGCGGAGCGGTCGGGCGTACGCTCGGTAGCGGACGCGGGCACACCCGCGGACCCTTCGTGTTCGGACGCGTCGCTCTCACGCTCGGTAACGACGAGACTGAAGGCTCGGTCGGCGCTCGTCTCCGAGAGCGTGACGCCGTCGCTCCCGGCGATGGCGGCCAGTTGCTCCTCGCGCCGGGAGAGTATCCAGTCCAAGACGCCCTCCGCGCAGACGACGTCGGCGGTCATCCCCCGGTCGACTATCTGTTCGTGGAAGATGTCCACGTACGCCGGGATGACTGCCGTGGCGAACACCCGGGCGTGGTCGGCGTCGTCGAGGACCGCTTCGAACGACTCGACGGGTGCGTGGGGCGAACACTGCGTCGGAAGCGCGACGGTCGCGTCCTCGAAGAGCGCGCCGTCGAGCGCCGCGCCCGTCGGCAGGGGTTTGAGGGCGTCGTGGGCCGCCACGAGTCCGTCGAGACAGGCGACGTACCGGCGGTACGCCTCGAACGCGAGTTCGCCGGTCAGCGTCGTCCGATAGCCGCGGTCGGCGCGCTCGACGAACCCGACGCCTTCGAGTTCTCGGAGGGCGCGGTCGATGGTCGAACGGGACTCCTCGAGTTCGTCGGCCAGTTCGCGCTTCCGGCGGGGGTGACGGAGGCGGGCCAAGAAGTGGCTTCGCGTGCGGAGACACTTCTGGAGGTCGGCGGGACCGGATCGCATGGCCGTACGTTGTAACCGGATTTACAAGAAACTACGCGAAAGCGCCGGTATAAACCGCCGCCGGATTTTTATATTAGTAACTACCGGCTGGGTGAACCGCTCAGGGAGTGAGATAAAGCGGGTGCGTTTCGTCGCTCAGGACGCTGGTGCCGCGAACCAGCCGCTGCGTGCGTCTGACACCGACCATACCATTGTCGTCTCGGGGAGTCCCGCTCCCCGTGAACTTCCCGCCGTTTTCGCGAACCGCACAGCGTCCCCGCTAACGAGTTCGCTCCGAGCGGTCGGTTCAGTTCCTGATGCGGTCACGGGCGAGGAGTGAGATTGCGACGACAGCAAGCGGTCTTTGTTCGACCTTCTGTAACCATGGGCGAGTCCTCGGCCCGGACGAACGCGAGTGAAGCGCCCGCTCTCGGGGTAGAGCGCGATTGACTCGGCACAGTTCGCGCATAACAAATACGGTATCTATCGGGACAGGTAGATAGCGACGCCGGTCCGGACCGCACGAGCACCTCCGTTCGGTCACTCTCCGACGTATCTCGGCCCGCGAGACGGACTCGGACGAGCGGTGGACCGGGGACGGCGCTCGCGAAGGAACACGACTCATGACCGACGACGACCTACCCGGACTCTCGCGACGCAACGCATCCGCTAGCGACGATGACTCCCTCCGCGTACCGGGGAGTCCCGTCGCGGCCCGTGCGCTTTCGGCGCTCAGGGACGACGACCGGGCCGCCTCGCCGACCGTGGGCGCGGTCCTGCTGGTCGGCGTCACGGTGTTGTTGGCGACCGCCGTCGGCGGCTACCTCTTCGGGCTCGCAGGCGGCCAACAGAGTCCCTACGCCACGGCGACCGTCGAGTTCTCGAAGACGGAGAACCGCGTGACGGTGACGTGGATGGCGAACGCGAACGCCGACGAGTTGACGGTCCGGGTGCAGGTCGGCGACGAGCGCCGGACGGTGAGTCTCGACGGGGTGGGCGACCGCGCGGTGGTGGACGAGGGCGGCGTGACGGTGAGTTCGGGGTCGGTCGGCGAGTGGAAGTCGCCGACGATTTCGGACGGCGACCGCGTGACCGTGACCGTCGTCGCGGTGACGGGCGGCGAGCGCGTGGTAATCGCCGACCGGAGCGAGGTCGTGTGAGTCCCGACCGACGCGACGACGTGTGGGTCCGAACTGGCGCGACGGCGTGCCGGACGGCGGGCGAGAGTGCGACGGGAGGTAGGCATTTCATCGAGCGCCCCATACCGACCCCATATGGGAATCGGACGTGCGCACCACGGGGAGCGAGAGACGGTGTTCGACTGGCTCGCCGCGCTGCTGGCGGTCGTCCTCGCGGGCATCCACATCTACCTCGGGGCGGTGGGCGACGAACAGCGGTTCTTCGTCGTGGCCGGGTTCTTCGTGGTCGGCGTCCTGTTCTTCTTCACCGGGTACTGGCGCGCGATGGTCTACCTGCTCGCGGCGGTGTACGTCGCCACGCTCGGAGTCCTCTGGCTTCTCGGCGGCATGCAGTATCGGGAGGTCGGCCTTCTGACGGGGGCGGTCAGCCTCCTGTTCATCGGTCTCGTCGTCTATCTGTTCTACGAGGAGTCGGGGCAGTCCGAGTGAGCGAATCGCGAACGGACCGGGGTACTCGACGCGTAACCGGAACGACCGAATCGTCGACGCTCAGCGAAACCGACCGAGTCACTCGACGTACAGCGAGTACGTGATGACGCCGAATCCGGCTGCGGTCAGCGTGCTCTCGATGATGAGGACGACCTCCCGGTCGATACCGACGACTTGGTCGGCGATGCCCGCCAGAAACGCGCCGAGCGTGACGACGCCGAACCCGAGCGCGAGCGCCCGAAGCGCCGGGGAACCGGTCCGGCGGTAGGCCTTGAACGCGAAGAAGGTGATGAGTCCGCCGAGCAGGAGCGTAATCGTCTTGAGCGCCACTACCAGCGACGTAATTTGGGTGAGTTCGTTCATGTTTCCTTTCGCACCTCCGACCACATGTCCGCGAGGCGCTCCTCGGCGCTCCGGGACGGTCGAGAGACAGCCACGTCGAAGTCGTTGTCCTCGGTCAGCGAGAGGTTCACGTCCTCGAAGTCGAGGTCGTAGCGAGTCGTGTGGTGGCCGTCGCTCCGTACCTCGGTGAGTTCCGAGAGCAGCGACGCCTCGGTCAGCATGTCGAGTTTCCGGTAGACCGTCGAGAGGGGGATGTCCGTCGCGTCCGAGATTTCGCTCGCGGTCATGGGTTCGTCGATCCGTTTGACGATGGCCCGGCAGTCCGGGTCGTCGAGCGCGTCGAGGAGCGTCTGGAGGTCGGGGGAGTCCTCAACACCCACCGGGTCTCGAACCATCTAGTCGAACGTTTCCAAAGGCGATACATAATAGGTTCGACTTCAGCGGCGGTACCGCCGGCGTCGCCGGTGCCGAGACCCTCTGGACACGCGAACTCACGACACACCGAACACGTTCGATTCCCCTCCCACGCGCTGAGAATCACCGTCGGCGCTCTTTAAGTAGCCCCTCTAAGCTGGAACTGTAACAATGACCGACATCGGCGCACCCGGCGACGGCCCGTCCCGACGAGACTTCCTGAAAGCGACCGGTGCGGGCGGTCTGGCCGCCGCGGCCGGTTGCACAGCACCGAGCAGTCGAGACCCACAGACGACCCGACAGCAGGCCATGAACTCCCAGAGCTCACTCCCCACCACGAGTCCCCCCGAAGTAGTGAACGTCGACGAGCAGGGCGGTAAAGTCACGCTCAAGTCCGCGCCCGCGAAGCATCAGGTCCACCCGCTGGACACGATGGGCGGGCCGGTCGAACTGCCGCAGGTCTGGGCGTTCCAGGCCGACGACCGCGACCCGAGCGTCCCCGGTCCCATCCTCCGGACCACCGAGGGCGAGGACATGGAGGTCACGCTCGACAACACCGACGGCAAGCGCCCGCACACGCTCCACTTCCACGGCGTCCAGAAGACGTGGGAGAACGACGGCGTGCCCACGACCACGGGCATCACGGTCAAACCGGGCGAGAAGCACACCTACCAGATTCCCGCGAACGTGCCCGGGACCCACCTCTATCACTGCCACTTCCAGACGCCCCGCCACATCGAGATGGGCATGTTCGGCATCCTCCGGGTGGACCCGAAGGGGTACGAACCAGCCGACAGGGAGTACTTCATGACGGTCAAGGAGTGGGACTCGTCGCTCTCGCGCATGATGGCCGGCGAGAGCGCGAGTTACAACCCCCGCAAGCGCAATCCCGACGTGTTCACCATCAACGGGAAGTCCGCGCCCCGGACGCTCCACCCCGAGGACGGGTCGCCAATCATCGTCAAGAAGGGCGAGACGGTCCGCCTCCACTTGGTCAACGGCGGATACATGTCCCACCCCATGCACATCCACAACCACCGGTTCCAGAAGGTCGAGAAGGACGGCGGCACGATTCCGAAGGCCGCCCGCTACGACCAGGACGTGACCAACATCGCGCCCGCCGAACGCCACACCATCGAGTTCACGGCCGACGCCGACCCCGGCATCTATCTGATGCACTGCCACAAGGTCAACCACGTCATGAACGGCCGGACCTACCCCGGCGGGATGCTCAACGGCGTCGTCTACGAGGACGCGATGGACACCGACATCTTCAAGCAACTCATGGAGTACGCCGGATACCAGGGGTGAGACGACGATGCGAAGCGACACGACGACGGAAGACGGTGCGGCGACACACGGTCCGACGCGGCGCGACGTGATGAAAGCCGGCGCGACGGCGACGGCCGCCGCGGCCGGGCTCGCTGGGGCCGCGACCGCTGCGTCCGGCCTCGAATCGTGGTTCGAGAACACCAGCAACTACGACGGCGTGGTCGACGAGACCGGCAGTTCCGAGGTGACGATAGAAGTCGGCGCAAAAGGCAACAACGGCAACTTCGCGTTCGGCCCTGCCGCCGTCCGAGTGGACCCGGACACGACGGTAGTCTGGCAGTGGACCGGGAAGGGCGGCAGTCACAACGTGGTGGCCGAAGACGGGTCGTTCGAGAGTGAGACCTCCGGCGAGCGGGGCCACACCTTCGAGCAGACCTTCGACGAAGCGGGCGTCACGAAGTACGCCTGCACGCCCCACAAGGCGATGGGCATGAAGGGCGCCGTCGTCGTCGGCGACGCCAGCGTCGGCGGGTCGGGGCACGGCGCCATCTCACTGTCGACCGACGAGTACGCCC
The nucleotide sequence above comes from Halorussus limi. Encoded proteins:
- a CDS encoding DUF7504 family protein; protein product: MTTDRSTPREDDDEPPGDEFDAFLNTLNELKSTGCNLLVVGDAPREVFTRASSQLLGDSDILRYRVLAVTDATTRSVADRLPDPETAPRPLAETTRILNHAGVPRSVTDESAAPPELAGIRETCVADPQLRGLQSCLAEAIQEVVDSAESLNPADLRVGVDSLTPLVEYHGADVVRRCLDMVGGHVRDNDAMAHYVLPGGYRSERVQSVVPAADAVIELRTVDPDEYDHDVQQRWHVPDRDLATGWTPL
- a CDS encoding helix-turn-helix transcriptional regulator, with translation MRSGPADLQKCLRTRSHFLARLRHPRRKRELADELEESRSTIDRALRELEGVGFVERADRGYRTTLTGELAFEAYRRYVACLDGLVAAHDALKPLPTGAALDGALFEDATVALPTQCSPHAPVESFEAVLDDADHARVFATAVIPAYVDIFHEQIVDRGMTADVVCAEGVLDWILSRREEQLAAIAGSDGVTLSETSADRAFSLVVTERESDASEHEGSAGVPASATERTPDRSASARAPDGDQCREDDGRATETRDAHHPTKRVGAMLYDEGRLVGFVHTDARAAVAWGEAVFDRLAADAMQLGAPADD
- a CDS encoding type IV pilin, translated to MTDDDLPGLSRRNASASDDDSLRVPGSPVAARALSALRDDDRAASPTVGAVLLVGVTVLLATAVGGYLFGLAGGQQSPYATATVEFSKTENRVTVTWMANANADELTVRVQVGDERRTVSLDGVGDRAVVDEGGVTVSSGSVGEWKSPTISDGDRVTVTVVAVTGGERVVIADRSEVV
- a CDS encoding DUF7521 family protein — encoded protein: MNELTQITSLVVALKTITLLLGGLITFFAFKAYRRTGSPALRALALGFGVVTLGAFLAGIADQVVGIDREVVLIIESTLTAAGFGVITYSLYVE
- a CDS encoding winged helix-turn-helix domain-containing protein, with amino-acid sequence MVRDPVGVEDSPDLQTLLDALDDPDCRAIVKRIDEPMTASEISDATDIPLSTVYRKLDMLTEASLLSELTEVRSDGHHTTRYDLDFEDVNLSLTEDNDFDVAVSRPSRSAEERLADMWSEVRKET
- a CDS encoding multicopper oxidase domain-containing protein gives rise to the protein MTDIGAPGDGPSRRDFLKATGAGGLAAAAGCTAPSSRDPQTTRQQAMNSQSSLPTTSPPEVVNVDEQGGKVTLKSAPAKHQVHPLDTMGGPVELPQVWAFQADDRDPSVPGPILRTTEGEDMEVTLDNTDGKRPHTLHFHGVQKTWENDGVPTTTGITVKPGEKHTYQIPANVPGTHLYHCHFQTPRHIEMGMFGILRVDPKGYEPADREYFMTVKEWDSSLSRMMAGESASYNPRKRNPDVFTINGKSAPRTLHPEDGSPIIVKKGETVRLHLVNGGYMSHPMHIHNHRFQKVEKDGGTIPKAARYDQDVTNIAPAERHTIEFTADADPGIYLMHCHKVNHVMNGRTYPGGMLNGVVYEDAMDTDIFKQLMEYAGYQG